Sequence from the Sphingosinicella ginsenosidimutans genome:
GAGGCGGAAGGTACCGATCCACAGGTAGAAGGTCAGCAGCCCCCACAGCAGCAGCGCGACGCCAACCGTCGGCCCGGCACCGGAAATGTCGATCAGCCCCGAATGCGCGAAGAGGAGCAGCAGCGCGAACCACCACCAGAAGGCGCCGTAGCTCAGAAACGCCGTCATCCCGAACGTGTTGCCGAGCCTGAACTCGAGCAGGCCGGCGACGATCTGGATGAGACCCCCGTAAGCAAGCGCAAGCGGGATCACGACGCCTTCGCCGCCCGCGGGCAGGACGCCGGCGTTGATCAGGCTCAGCAGCACGGTGGTGAGACCGAACCCGACCAGGCCGAGCGCGGCGGGATTGGCGACAGGCGGGGCGGCCGCCCCGTTCACGTCCGACATGGCAGTCCCCTCCTTGGCGCGGGCGTCGTTGCGCGCCCGTCAGGATCGAGGCTGCGGTCGCGGGCCCGGCAAGTCAAGCGCTTGCTCCGATGCGCCGCGTTCCCTACCTGTTCAGGTGTGACCGATCTCCCAGCCAACATGCCCGAGCCGCCCTATCTCAAGGGGCTTAACGCCCCGCAGCGCGAGGCGGTGCTGACGACTGAAGGGCCGGTCCTGGTCCTTGCCGGCGCCGGCACGGGCAAGACGGCGGCGCTGACCGCAAGGCTCGCCCACCTCGTCGCCACCCGCCGCGCCTGGCCCTCGGAAATCCTCGCCGTCACCTTCACCAACAAGGCGGCGCGGGAGATGAGGGAGCGCGTCGGCCGGTTGATCGGCGAGGCGGTGGAGGGGATGCCCTGGCTCGGCACCTTCCATTCGATCGGCGCGAAGATGCTCCGCCGCCATGCCGAGCTGGTCGGCCTCAAGAACAATTTCACCATCCTCGACACGGACGATCAGCTGCGGCTTTTGAAGCAGATCATCCAGGCCGCCGACATCGACGAGAAACGCTGGCCCGCCCGGGCGCTGGCGGGGCTGATCGATCGCTGGAAGAACAAGGGCTGGACGCCGGACCAGGTCGATGCCGGCGAGGCGGAAGCCTATGCGAACGGCCGCGGCGCGCAGCTCTACGCGCTCTACCAGGCGCGGCTTCGCGATCTCAACGCCTGCGATTTCGGGGACCTGCTGCTCCACATGCTGGTGATCCTGAAGACGCACCGCGACGTTCTCGAACTCTACCAGCAGCGCTTCAAATATGTCCTCGTCGACGAATATCAGGACACCAACCAGAGCCAGTATCTGTGGCTCCGGCTGATCGCCCAGGAGCGCAAGAACATCTGCTGCGTCGGCGACGACGATCAGTCGATCTATTCGTGGCGCGGCGCGGAGGTTTCCAACATCCTGAGGTTCGAGAAGGACTTCCCGGGCGCCGCTGTCATTCGGCTTGAGCAGAATTACCGCTCGACGCCGCACATCCTCGGCGCCGCCTCCGGCCTCATCGCGCAGAATAGCGGACGGCTCGGCAAGACCTTGTGGACCGACATGGACGGCGGCGAGAAGGTGCAGGTCATCGGCGTGTGGGACGGGCCGGAGGAGGCGCGCCGCGTCGGCGACGAGCTTGAGGCGATGCAGCGCCGCGGCGAGCGGCTCGACACCGCTGCGATCCTGGTGCGCGCCCAGTTCCAGACCCGCGAGTTCGAGGATCGCTTCATCGCGATCGGCCTTCCCTATCGGATCGTCGGCGGCTTCCGCTTCTACGAACGCGCCGAGATCCGCGACGCGCTCGCTTACCTGCGCGTCGTCGCCCAGCCGGCGGACGATCTCGCGTTCGAGCGGATCGTCAACACGCCCAAGCGCGGCCTGGGCGACAAGGCGGTGGCGAAGCTCCACAGCCTCGCCCGCGCCGAGGGCATCCCCCTCAGCGTCGCCGCGGCCCAAATTCTCGACACGGACGAGCTGACCGGCGCCGCGCGCCGCAGCCTCGGCAATCTCGTCGGCGATTTCGCCCGATGGCGCGCCCTATTGAATTCCTCCCCCGCTTTTGCGGAGGAGGGGGACCAGCCGCAGGCTGGTGGAGGGGGTTCTTCCCAAACCTCCCTTCCCCACCCCGAGCTTGCCCGCCTGATCCTCGACGAATCCGGCTATACCGCGATGCTCCAGGCGGATCGCTCCGCCGAAAGCGCCGGCCGCCTCGAAAACCTCGCGGAACTCACGCGGGCGATGGAGGACTATGAGACGCTCGGCGCGTTCCTGGAGCATGTCAGCCTCGTCATGGACAATGACGCGGACGCGCAGGCGGAGAAGGTCACGATCATGACCATCCATGCCGCCAAGGGCCTGGAATTCGACACCGTCTTCCTCGCCGGCTGGGAGGAAGGCGTCTTCCCGTCGCAGCGCGCGCTCGACGAGGGCGGCAATGCCAGCCTTGAGGAGGAGCGCCGGCTCGCTTACGTCGCGATCACAAGGGCGCGGCGCAAGTGCTTCATCTTCCATGCCGCAAACCGCCGCATCTACGGCCAATGGACAAGCTCGATCCCGAGCCGCTTCGTCGCCGAACTCCCCGGCGCCCATACCGAGGAGGAAACGACGATGACCGGCGGCGAGAGCCTGTGGCGCGCCAATTGGTCGGCAAATGCCGATCCGTTCGCCCACCTCGCCGCCGCGCAATCCACCCGCGCCAGCACGCGCGGCCCCGGCTGGCAGCGCGCAGCCGCCTCCGGCCGCTTCGATTCCTCGCCGAGCCGCGTCGTCGAAGCCCGCGCGAGCGCAGTCAGCTTCGGCAATCCCGGCCGCAGCGACATCTCGGTCGGAATGCGCGTCTTCCACTCAAAATTCGGCTACGGCACCGTTGCCGAGATCGAGGGCAACAAGCTGGAGATCGACTTCGAGCAGACCGGGCGCAAGCGGGTGCTCGACAGCTTTGTCAGCGTTGGATGATCGCAACGAGGCGGCACCAAGGGAGCCGGCGCGCGTTCCGTCACCATGATCACCTACACCTCCCTCACCCCGCGCGCGCTTGAGATCGTCTGCGAGGGACACGTCACCGGCGCCGATGCGCGCGAGGCGTTCGGGCGAATGGAGCGGCTGATCGAGACCGCGCCCAGGATCGACATTCTCGCCGACGTCCGCGAAGGCATTCATATCGAATTCGGCGCGATCCTCGAGGAGCTGAGGCATCTGCCGATGTTCAGGCGGATGATCGGCGCGCTCGATCGGATCGCGCTGGTCGCCGATCCGGCCTGGGTGCGCGCTGTCGGCCGCATCGAATCCCACCTGATTCCGGGCGTCGACTATCGGGTCTTCGATCGGGACGGCGCGGCCGCGGCGCGAGCATGGATCCTGCGCGAAGGGGAAGGCCGCGCGAGCGGCTGACCACGCTCATCGATTTTTCAATTCAAGCTGACCAAGTTTAATCGCTTTTCGCGATTGTCCGGCGCGCCTAGGGTATAGAAAACCACAAGCCCCAGGAGACGGACATGGACGCGAAAACCGGCGATCCCCTCAACGATCCTTCGAAGGCGCGTGCCGCCTTGCGATCCCTGCTCGGACGGACGAACCGCGACTGGTGGCCGAACCAGCTCAGCCTGGAAATCCTCCATCAGCACGGCCTTCACGGCAATCCGATGGGCGACGATTTCGATTACCGCAAGGAATTCGAATCGCTCGATTATTATGCGGTGAAGCGCGATCTCACCGCGTTGATGACCGACAGCCAGCCCTGGTGGCCGGCCGATTACGGTCATTACGGACCCTTCTTCATCCGCATGGCCTGGCACGCCGCGGGCACCTATCGCACCGGGGACGGACGCGGTGGCGCCAATTCGGGCAACCAGCGCTTCGCTCCGCTCAACAGCTGGCCGGACAATGCCAATCTCGACAAGGCGCGGCGGCTGCTCTGGCCGATCAAGAAGAAATATGGCCGCAAGCTTTCCTGGGCGGACCTCCTCATCCTCGCCGGCAACGTCGCGATCGAATCGATGGGTGGGCCGGTCTTCGGCTTCGGCGGCGGCCGCGAGGACATCTACGAGCCAGAAAAGGACGTCTATTGGGGCACGGAGGAATTCTGGGTCGGCCACGAGAAGAACGAGACCCGGATCCAGCCCGAGCGGGAGATGGTTCTCGAAAACCCGCTCGCCGCGGTCCAGATGGGCCTCATCTACGTCAACCCGACCGGACCCGGCGGCAACAGCGATCCGATCGCCTCGGCCCGTGACATCCGCGAGACCTTCGCCCGCATGGCGATGAACGACGAGGAGACGCTCGCGCTCACCGCCGGCGGCCACACGTTCGGCAAGTGCCACGGCGCCGGCGATGCCTCGAAGGTCGGCGCGGAGCCGGAGGGCGCCGACATCGCGCAGCAGGGCCTCGGCTGGCAAAGCGGGCATGAGAGCGGCATCGGCGACGATACGATCACCTCGGGGCTCGAAGGCGCGTGGACGCCGACCCCGATCCAATGGTCGAACAATTATTTCCGGATGCTGCTCGAATATGACTATGAGCTGGTGAAGAGCCCGGCCGGCGCGCCGCAATGGCAGCCGATCAACCAGAAGCCGGAGGATATGGCGCCGGGCGCGCACAGCCCCGATCGCCGGCTTCCGACGATGATGACGACCGCCGACATGGCGTTCAAGATGGACCCGAAATATCGGGAAATCGCCGAGCGCTTCTATCGCAATCCGGATCAGTTCGCCGACGCCTTCGCCCGCGCCTGGTTCAAGCTCACCCATCGCGACATGGGCCCCAAGTGCCGCTATCTCGGCCCGGAAGTGCCGGCCGAGGACCTGATCTGGCAGGATCCGGTGCCGCCCGGGCCGAAGCTCGGCGATGGCGACGTCGCGGCGCTCAAGGGCAAGATCGCGGCCTCGGGCCTCTCGATCGCGCAACTCGTCAAGACCGCCTGGGCGTCCGCCTCCACCTTCCGCGGATCGGACAAGCGCGGCGGCGCCAATGGCGCGCGCATCCGCCTCGCGCCGCAGAAGGACTGGGACGTCAACGAGCCCGCCGAGCTCGCGAAGGTGCTCGCCGTCTACGAGGGCATCCAGCGCGACTTCGGCGGGCCTTCGCGGGTGAGCCTCGCCGACCTCATCGTGCTCGGCGGCAATGTCGGCGTCGAGCAGGCGGCGAAGGCGGCGGGTCACGACATCACCGTCCCCTTCGCCTCCGGGCGCGGCGACGCCAGCCAGGAGCAGACCGACGCGCACAGCTTCGAGCCGCTCGAGCCGAAGGCCGACGGGTTCCGCAACTATCTCCAGGTTCGCTTCAGCGTGCCGACCGAGGAATTGCTGGTCGATCGCGCGCAGCTGCTCGGCCTCTCGGCGCCGGAGATGACGGTGCTGGTCGGCGGGCTTCGCGTGCTCGGCGCCAATCATGGCGGCTCCGATCACGGTGTCTTCACCGATCGGCCAGGTCAGCTCACCAACGACTTCTTCGTCAATCTGCTCGACATGGGCACGGCGTGGAAGGAAGTGGACGGCCATGCGGACGAGGTCTTCGTCGGCACCTGCCGCAAGACCGACCAGCAGAAGTGGCGCGGAACCCGCACCGACCTGGTCTTCGGCTCCAATTCGCAGCTTCGCGCGCTGAGCGAGGTCTATGCGGCCGATGACGCGGCGGACAAGTTCGTCGCCGATTTCGTCGCCGCCTGGACGAAGGTGATGAACGCGGATCGCTTCGACCTCGCGTGACCTCGATCGGGCCTCCGGCCGCCGCCGGGGGCCCGATCCACATCAAGGCTTGGAACCAGGCGTCAATTCGCGCACTGGGGGATGATGCCCGTTCGAGAGCCAAGGACCCGGCCGCGCGTGTTCGACACCGGCAGCGGCGACCGATTGCCGCCCGGATTCGAAGTCCCGGCCCAGCCGGCGCCAAGCCTTCCCGATCCAACCGACATTTACGATGCCCGCGATGGCGTGCCGATGCCGCGGCGGATCACGGCGATCCTCGCCGTTTCCTTCGGCTCGGCGCTGGTGGTCATCGACGGCGCGATCCCGACGGTGGCACTGCCGAGTATCGCGCGCGACCTTCATGTCGATTCCGCGTCCGTCGTCTCGATCGTCACCACCTATCAGCTGATCCTGGTGATGGCGCTGCTCCCCTTTTCCGGCCTCGGCGACCGGATCGGGCTCAAGCGGATGTACCAGATCGGCCAGCTGATCTTCACCATCGCCACGATCCTGTGCTTCTTCGCGCACAGCCTCGCCTTTCTCCTCGTCGTGCGGGTGGCGCAGGCGATCGGCGCCGCGGCGGCGCTCAGCGTCTCCTCGGCGCTCGTTCGGGCCATCTATCCGTCGACCGCGCTCGGCCGCGGGCTCGCGCTCAATTCGCTGGTCGTGTCGGCCGGCGCCTCGGTGGCGCCGACGCTCGGCGGCCTCGTCCTCGCGATCGCGCCCTGGCCCTGGGTGTTTGCGAGCGCGGTCCCGTTCGCGATCGCCTCGCTGCTCTTCGGCCGGAGCCTTCCCGATCCGAAGCTGAGGCCGGAGCCGTTCGACCTGCTCGGCGCCGTCATGTGCGCGGCCATGTTCGGGCTCGTCATCGGCGGCCTCGAAAGCGGCGTGCATGGCGACAGCCCGGTCGTCTCGGCCGCGATCGTCCTGTCGGGCCTGTTCATCGGGCTGCTGGTGGTGCGCCGGGGCGCGCGGGAGCCGGCGCCGATCTTCCCGGTCGACCTGCTTCGCCGGCCGGTGATCGCGCTGTCGGTGGTCGGCGGCTTTTGCGCCTTCATCGCCTCGATGACGTTGCTGCTCTCGATGTCCTTCCGGCTCCAGCATGGCTTCGGCTTCTCGCCCTCGGAGGCGGGCGCGGTGATCGGCGTGTGGCCGCTCACCATGATGATCGTGGCGCCGGCGGCCGGCGCGCTGTCCGATCGCTATCCGGCCGGCTTGCTCGGCGGCATCGGCATGGCGATCGGCGTCGTTGCGTTGCTGCTCATCGGCTTCATGCCCGCGCATCCCGATTATTGGGATGTCGCCTGGCGGATGTCATTGTGCGGCTTCGGCTTCGGCCTCTACCTTTCGCCCAATGCGCGGCTGGTGATCGGATCGGCGCCGCGCGACCGGACGGCGCCGGCGGGCGGGCTCGTCTCGACGACGCGGCTCGTCGGCCAGACGACCGGCGCAACGATGGTCGCCGCCCTGCTGGCGCTGGGCATCGGCGACGGGCGGGTTCCGGCGCTGGTCGCCTGCGGCCTCGCCTTCGTCGCCGGGATCTGCAGCCTGGCGCGCCTCAACCCCGCCGTCCGCCGGCCACCGGATGCGGTGGCCGGCGAACCGGCGGAGTGAGGATCAGAAGACCGAGCGCGGCGTCTGCTCCCGCATCATCTGCTGACGGACCAGAGGGATCGGCGGCCCGCCATAGCTCAGGAACTGATCGTGGAAGGCCTTCCAGCCCTGCCGCCCGCCGTGACTGGCAGTCCAGTCCTCGCGCAGCTTGCGGATCATCAGCTTGCCGAGCGTGTAGTTGAGATAGGCCGGATCGTAGGTGCCGCGCGCCGCCTGCTGCCGCGCATTCCCCTCGTCCTGATAGCATTGGGTGCGGAACATCTGGTAGCTCTGCTCCTGCGTCATCCGCCCCGTGTGCAGCCCGATTGCCGAGAGGAACCGGCAGTCGCGCAGCAGGGCGTTGCTGAGCTGCCCGACATGGGTCTCCGGATCGCCGTCATTGAGGCCGGCATCCCACATCATCTCCTCGGCATAATGCGCCCAGCCTTCCGCATAGGCATAGCCCACGAAGAGCTGCCCGAAGAGGAAATGCGAGCGGTTGGCATGGAGGAAGTTGAGATAGTGGCCCGGCCAGACCTCATGGACCGTGGTGAAGAGCAGGTCCGCCTTTCCCGGCACGAAGGCGCGCTGCACCTCGGGCGTCCATGAAGGATCGGGCGGGGAGATGTAATAGACCGACGGCAGGTTGTGCTCATAGGGGCCGGCGATCGAGATATAGGCCGAATTCTGCCGGTTGTAGGGTGGCGATTCCTCCACCTGCGCCTGGACCATGCTGGGCACGCTGACGATATCGTGATCGATGACGAACTGGCGCAGGCTGTCCAGCTCGGCGCGCGCCGCGGCGACCGGGCCGCCGGCCGGCTTGTCGTTCTGCATCCTCAAGGTGCAGGCCTCGATCGTCTGGCCCGGGGCATAGCGGGCGCAGGCCTCGCGCAGCGCCGCCTGGTTGCGCTGCAGGTCCCGCTCGCCGATCTGCTGAAGCTGGTCGAGCGGGAGATCGACCATCTCGGTGTCGCGAAGCATCTGAGAGAATCGCTCGGCGCCGAGCGCGAAATTGGTCCCCGCCTGAGCCCGCTGCGATTCGACCCAGTCGGCCAGGCCCTGCATCGCCGTCGCCGCCGCTTCCGAGGCGGAATTGAGATCGGCCTGGAGCTGGGCATCATGCACGTCGGCGAAGGCGCGCTTGCCGTCGCCGCGATAATATTCCGCGAATCCGCCGAACCCGGCCTTGCCGAAATCGATGAAGCTCACCGGCAGCGGCGCGCGCAGGTTCGCGCGGATCTGCTCCGCGGCGCGGGGCACGTTGCGCAGATAGGTGATATAGGCGCGAAGCCGCTGCGCCGGTGGCGCATAGGGGCGGGTCACGTACACCGACGGATCCAGCGAGCCGATATAATAAGCCGGGTTGGTGTGCGGCTGATCGGCGGTGGCGAGCCAGAACAACTGCCCACGCATCACCGCGGTCACATAATCGCGCTGGTAGCGCTGTTCGGGCGTCATCGCCTCGGCATCGAACGCCTGGGCATCGTTGATCGCCTGCTGGACGAATGCCTGGCGGCGCTGGAGGCCTTCCGGGCTCCAGTCGGGGATCTGCCCGTCATATTCGTGCTTGCCCTGATAGACGGCGAAATCCGGATTGATCCGCAGATAGCCGTCGATCGTCCGGCTGACGAAACCGTCCCAGTCCGCGGGGCCGTGGGCCGCCTGATTGCCCGAACCGGCCGCATGGCAGCCGCCGAGCAGCAGCGCGATCGAGCCGGCGCCCGCAAGAAGCGCTTTCCTCATCATTCCCTTCCTCTCCTTTTTCGTCCCCGGCGCGCTTCTGGCACGCGGTGCAAGCGGGCGCCAGCCCATTGCGCCGGAAGGGATTTTGCCCGCGCAGAGACGCAGCGGAGCAAATTCTTTCACACCGCGGCCGGCGGAGACAAGGCGTTCTTCTTTGATCGTTCCGCCGCCGCGCGCAGGTTGCCGCGCGCCGGGTCAATCCGTAAGAGCGCGGCAATGGCTGGTCACGGCGCTCCCCATCCCTTCACGATCCCGAATTTCCGCGCCTACTGGCTGTCGCGCTTCACCGGCACGATCGCGGTCAGCGCGCTCGCGATCGTGCTTGGCTGGCAGGTCTATTCGATCGCCCGCGATCCGAACGGGCTTGCGATGACGATCAAGGAGGCGAGCTTCCTGCTGGGCATGATCGGCGCGGCCCAGTTCGTTCCCCTGTTCCTGCTGACTCCGCTGGTCGGTCTCGCGGCGGACTCGATGGACCGGCGCTGGATCGTGCGGATCACCACCGGGGTGCTCGTCCTCACCGCCGCCATGCTCGGCCTCTTCACCTGGGCCGACCGGCTCAGCCTTCCGGTATTGTTCACCGCCGCGGTGCTCATCGGCTGCGTGCGCGCCTTTTCCGGCCCCGCTTATTCCGCGCTCGCGCCAAATCTCGTCCCGCGCGAAAGCCTGCCGACCGCGATCGCGGTCAGCTCGATCGCATGGCAGGTCGGGACGATCGCCGGGCCGAGCCTCGGCGGGCTGCTCTACGCCATCCACCCCGACACGGCCTATGCCGCGATCACCGGGCTGCTCGTCGTCGCGCTTCTCGCCATCTTCCTCATCGGCCCCGTGCCGCAGCCCCCCGTCCAGAAGGACCATCGCGTCCTCGCCCGGATCATCGACGGTTTCGCTTATGTCCGCCGGAACCGGCTGGTCCTCGCGGCGATCACGCTCGACCTTTTCGTCGTGCTCCTCGCCGGCGCCACCGCGTTGCTTCCCATCTATGCACGCGACATTCTCCACGTCGATGCTAGCGGGCTCGGCATCCTCGCGGCCGCCATGGGGGTCGGCGCGGCCTCCACCGCCTGTTATTTCTCGGTCCGGCCGATGAAGGCGAATGTCGGGGTGAAGATGCTGGCCTCGGTGATCGTCTTCGCGCTCGCCATCCTGACCTTCGGATTGTCGACTCATTTCTGGCTCAGCTTCACCGCGCTGGTCGTCGCTGGCGCGGCGGACATGGTCTCGGTCTATGTCCGCCAGTCGCTGATCCAGCTGCACACGCCCGACGCGATGCGCGGCCGGGTCAGCGCGGTGAGCCAGCTGACCATTTCCGCGTCCAACGAACTTGGCGAGGCGGAATCGGGCCTTCTCGCCAGCCTGTTGGGACCAGTGGGCGCCGTCCTGTTCGGCGGATCGGCGGCGATCCTCGTTACCCTGGCCTGGGCGCGGCTTTTTCCCGAGCTGCGTCTTGCAAAGACGTTCGACCCGCCTGAAATGCTCGACATCGAGCCTCAACACGGAGTGATCACCCCATGAAGGCGAACACGATACTCGAAACGATCGGCAACACGCCGCACGTCCGCGTCAATCGCCTGTTCGGCGACGCCGAGGTCTGGATCAAGCAGGAGCGCATGAATCCGGGCGGATCGATCAAGGATCGCATCGCGCTGGCGATGATCGAGGACGCCGAGCGCAGCGGCAAGCTCAAGCCCGGCGGAACGATCATCGAGCCGACCAGCGGCAATACCGGCATCGGCCTCGCGATGGTCGCCGCCGTGAAGGGCTACCGGCTGATCCTCGTCATGCCCGACAGCATGAGCATCGAGCGGCGGCGCCTGATGCTGGCTTATGGCGCGACCTTCGAGCTGACGCCGCGCGCCGAGGGCGTGAAGGGTGCGATCGCCAAGGCCGAAGCGCTCGCCGCCGGCATCGAGGGCGCCTGGATCCCGCAGCAGTTCGAGAACCCGGCGAATGTCGAGGTGCACGCACGCACGACCGCGCTGGAAATCCTGAACGATTTCCGCGACTCCCCGATCGACGTCATGATTACCGGCGTTGGCACCGGCGGCCATATCACCGGCTGCGCCCGCGTGCTGAAGAAGGAATGGCCGGACCTCAAGGTCATTGCGGTGGAACCGGCCCTTTCCGCCGTCCTCTCCGGCGGCCAACCGGGGCCGCACCCGCTCCAGGGCCTTGGCACCGGCTTCGTTCCGGCGATCCTCGATCGGTCGCTGCTCGACGGCGTCGTCACCGTCGAGGGCGACAATGCCAAGGAGATGGCCCGCCGCGCCGCGCGCGAGGAAGGCATGCTGGTCGGGATCAGCTCGGGCGCGACGCTCGACGCGATCCGCCAGAAGCTCCCCGAGCTCACCGGCAAGCGGATCCTGGGCTTCAACTACGACACCGGCGAGCGCTATCTCTCGGTGCCCGAATTCCTGCCTGAGGAGTAGGTCGGGAACCGGCGCTCTCTCCCGTCGTTCGGTCACGAAACGATCGGGAGAGAGATCATGGGTGATGATGGCCGGCGCGATGCGCCGCAGGTTGTGCACGAAACGACCGTCGTGGATGGCGGCGGCGGTGGCGGAGGCGGCGTGGTCGCGCTCGTCATCCTGGTCATCGTGCTTGCTGTGGCCGCCTTCCTCTATTTCGGCGGCTATCTCGGCAAGGCTGCGGACAAGGCGGACGTGAACGTCAACATCGCCGCGCCCAACCTCCATCTGCCGGACGTCAAGGTTTCGACCTCGACTCCGGCGCCGGCCCCGTCCGGCAAGTAACGCAAGGCCGGAGGCGCGGGCGCCTGAGAAGCGCTTGTTAACCGCTTCCCAAGGATCGACGGATAAAGGCAGGCCCGAATTGCGGGCCTTGCTTGATGCGTTTTCTGTCGATCCTTGCCGGTCTTGCGGCCGCCCACGCCTCCGCCGCGCTCGCGGCCGATGTCGCGCAACCGTTCAACGTGCAGGGCGATGCCGCCGCGGCGGATCGCTCGCGGGAATGCCTCGCGCAGGCGATCTATTACGAAGCGCGCAGCCAGTCCGACGACGGGCAGCGTGCCGTCGCCCAGGTGGTGCTGAACCGGGTGCGGCACCCGGCTTATCCGAATACGGTGTGCGGCGTCGTCTATCAGGGATCGAGCCGGTCGACCGGCTGCCAGTTCACCTTCACCTGTGACGGGTCGATGTATCGCGCCGTCGATCCGGTCGCCTGGGATCGCGCCCGGCGCATCGCCGACGCCGCGCTGCACGGGAGTGTCTATCGCCCCGTCGGCCTCGCCACCAATTATCACACCACGGCAATCAACCCCTATTGGGCGCCGAGCCTCGTCCCGCAGATCGTGCTTGGCGCCCACATCTTCTATCGCCGGCCCGGCTATGGCGGGTCGGCCGATGCCTTCACCCAGGCGCCGGCGGCGGACGATCCCAACGCGGCCTTCATGGACAATTATGTCCTCCGCCCGCTGGATGACGGGATGCCGCGAATCCATCGCTCCCGGCCGGGTGCCGGCGGTGCAACCGTCGAGCGGCCCGTCATGGAGATTCCGGTCGTCGAGCGCCCCGTCGTCTATCGCGCGGTCGCAACGCGCGGCTTTGGCGCAACGCCGCGCCGTGCGGCTGCCCGGCCCGCAAGCGCCCAGCCTGCGGCCGCAACGCCCGCCCGCTCGACACCGCGCGTCGTGATCCAGAACGGCG
This genomic interval carries:
- a CDS encoding cell wall hydrolase; the encoded protein is MRFLSILAGLAAAHASAALAADVAQPFNVQGDAAAADRSRECLAQAIYYEARSQSDDGQRAVAQVVLNRVRHPAYPNTVCGVVYQGSSRSTGCQFTFTCDGSMYRAVDPVAWDRARRIADAALHGSVYRPVGLATNYHTTAINPYWAPSLVPQIVLGAHIFYRRPGYGGSADAFTQAPAADDPNAAFMDNYVLRPLDDGMPRIHRSRPGAGGATVERPVMEIPVVERPVVYRAVATRGFGATPRRAAARPASAQPAAATPARSTPRVVIQNGVRIFRGS
- a CDS encoding MFS transporter — encoded protein: MAGHGAPHPFTIPNFRAYWLSRFTGTIAVSALAIVLGWQVYSIARDPNGLAMTIKEASFLLGMIGAAQFVPLFLLTPLVGLAADSMDRRWIVRITTGVLVLTAAMLGLFTWADRLSLPVLFTAAVLIGCVRAFSGPAYSALAPNLVPRESLPTAIAVSSIAWQVGTIAGPSLGGLLYAIHPDTAYAAITGLLVVALLAIFLIGPVPQPPVQKDHRVLARIIDGFAYVRRNRLVLAAITLDLFVVLLAGATALLPIYARDILHVDASGLGILAAAMGVGAASTACYFSVRPMKANVGVKMLASVIVFALAILTFGLSTHFWLSFTALVVAGAADMVSVYVRQSLIQLHTPDAMRGRVSAVSQLTISASNELGEAESGLLASLLGPVGAVLFGGSAAILVTLAWARLFPELRLAKTFDPPEMLDIEPQHGVITP
- the cysK gene encoding cysteine synthase A, producing the protein MKANTILETIGNTPHVRVNRLFGDAEVWIKQERMNPGGSIKDRIALAMIEDAERSGKLKPGGTIIEPTSGNTGIGLAMVAAVKGYRLILVMPDSMSIERRRLMLAYGATFELTPRAEGVKGAIAKAEALAAGIEGAWIPQQFENPANVEVHARTTALEILNDFRDSPIDVMITGVGTGGHITGCARVLKKEWPDLKVIAVEPALSAVLSGGQPGPHPLQGLGTGFVPAILDRSLLDGVVTVEGDNAKEMARRAAREEGMLVGISSGATLDAIRQKLPELTGKRILGFNYDTGERYLSVPEFLPEE